A window from Microcoleus sp. AS-A8 encodes these proteins:
- a CDS encoding PAS domain S-box protein, whose protein sequence is MSLKGREVWFSASLSPSSDDSVVWVARDISERKQAEAEETALIHCLEQSERCLSQIVASVCEGIIVQDKQNHQVLFVNAAATALFDRPYEELIGESLGLPLISGELTEVDIIHPSGKLLVAEMRTVDIVWENQAAYLITLRDVTKRKRAEEELRQSEERWRLVLQGSQDGIWDKHLKTNEIFRSARWKEILGYESHEIPNNYNNDEEWVGRIHPDDVERAMQAKEDYLARKIPSYAIEYRLQCKDDSYKWVLMRSQAVWDESGSPVRLVGAMTDINERKIAEKRLRLLERAIAASNNGIIISDAQAPNNPVIYANSGFERITGYTKEEVIGKNCRFLHGTDTAQPALKELKRSIAESRETQVVLRNYRKDGTLFWNEFCITPVRDATGHLTHFIGIQTDISDRKIAEESLRQSEVREREKAQTLERVVGELKRTQAQLIQAEKMSSLGQMVAGIAHEINNPTSFIYGNIAPATEYAQNLLHMIELYRQYYPKPVEEITEQLELIELDFIVEDFPKLLASMQEGAQRIKQIVLSLRNFSRLDESERKRVEIHEGIDNTLLILNHRLKQQPKRPEIRVIKEYGQLPKIECYPGQLNQVFMNIISNAIDALDEATEKQTGLEATIRICTEVIKGDSRSSHSNEQSASRVLIRIADNSPSSIKAELLPKIFDPFFTTKPVGSGTGLGLSISYQIVVDRHRGQLRCYSTPGVGTEFAIELPIAPSATPQ, encoded by the coding sequence TTGTCTCTGAAGGGGCGTGAGGTTTGGTTTAGTGCCAGCCTTTCCCCAAGTTCAGACGATTCAGTTGTTTGGGTGGCACGGGATATTAGCGAACGCAAGCAAGCCGAGGCAGAAGAAACTGCATTAATTCATTGTTTGGAACAAAGTGAACGTTGTCTTAGCCAAATCGTAGCCTCAGTTTGTGAAGGTATTATTGTTCAAGATAAACAAAATCATCAAGTGCTTTTTGTCAATGCTGCTGCCACAGCTTTGTTTGATAGACCTTATGAAGAGCTGATAGGCGAATCATTAGGTCTACCACTTATCAGTGGTGAATTAACAGAGGTAGATATTATTCATCCCTCTGGAAAATTGCTCGTTGCTGAGATGCGGACTGTAGATATTGTTTGGGAAAATCAAGCCGCTTATCTCATTACACTTAGAGATGTAACGAAACGCAAACGAGCTGAAGAGGAATTAAGACAGAGTGAAGAACGCTGGCGGTTAGTCCTTCAGGGCAGCCAAGACGGCATTTGGGATAAACACTTAAAAACCAATGAGATCTTTAGATCGGCTCGTTGGAAGGAAATTCTCGGTTATGAAAGCCATGAAATCCCCAACAACTATAACAACGATGAGGAGTGGGTAGGACGCATCCATCCCGATGATGTTGAGCGGGCGATGCAAGCTAAGGAAGATTATTTGGCTCGGAAAATTCCGAGTTATGCAATAGAGTATCGGTTGCAGTGCAAGGATGACAGCTACAAATGGGTTCTGATGCGATCGCAAGCGGTCTGGGATGAATCGGGTTCCCCAGTGCGGCTGGTGGGGGCGATGACGGATATCAATGAACGCAAGATTGCAGAGAAGCGGTTGCGACTCTTGGAAAGAGCGATCGCAGCGTCTAACAATGGCATTATCATTAGCGATGCTCAAGCACCAAATAACCCAGTAATTTATGCTAATTCCGGATTTGAGCGAATAACAGGCTACACAAAAGAGGAAGTCATTGGCAAAAATTGCCGTTTCTTGCACGGAACCGATACAGCACAACCCGCACTGAAAGAACTAAAACGGTCAATTGCCGAGTCAAGAGAAACTCAAGTTGTTCTACGCAACTATCGTAAAGATGGCACTCTGTTCTGGAATGAATTCTGCATTACCCCAGTCCGAGATGCAACCGGACACTTGACTCACTTTATTGGGATTCAGACTGATATTAGCGATCGCAAGATTGCGGAGGAATCACTACGACAATCGGAAGTCCGAGAACGCGAAAAGGCACAAACGCTAGAACGAGTAGTTGGCGAATTGAAACGAACTCAAGCCCAACTCATTCAAGCTGAAAAAATGTCCAGTCTGGGGCAAATGGTCGCAGGGATTGCCCATGAAATCAACAATCCCACCAGCTTCATCTACGGCAATATCGCCCCAGCAACAGAGTATGCCCAGAACCTGCTACACATGATTGAGCTATATCGACAGTATTACCCGAAGCCAGTAGAAGAGATTACGGAACAACTGGAACTCATCGAACTGGACTTCATTGTAGAAGATTTTCCCAAACTTCTGGCATCAATGCAGGAAGGTGCACAGCGGATTAAGCAGATTGTGCTATCTCTACGAAACTTCTCTCGCCTTGACGAATCGGAGCGCAAGCGCGTAGAGATTCATGAGGGTATCGATAATACCCTACTCATCTTAAATCATCGATTGAAACAACAACCCAAACGCCCTGAAATTCGAGTCATCAAGGAGTATGGTCAACTGCCCAAAATAGAGTGTTATCCGGGTCAGCTCAATCAGGTATTTATGAATATCATCAGTAATGCAATTGATGCTTTGGATGAGGCAACAGAGAAACAAACTGGCTTGGAGGCTACAATTCGGATTTGCACAGAAGTAATAAAAGGTGATTCACGCTCAAGCCACAGCAACGAGCAAAGCGCGTCGCGGGTACTTATCCGTATTGCGGACAATAGCCCTAGTAGTATCAAGGCAGAACTTCTGCCCAAGATATTTGATCCATTTTTTACGACAAAACCTGTGGGGAGTGGCACAGGTTTGGGGTTATCGATTAGCTATCAGATTGTAGTAGACAGACATCGGGGGCAGTTGAGGTGTTATTCAACCCCGGGTGTTGGAACAGAGTTTGCGATCGAGCTACCCATCGCTCCAAGCGCAACACCTCAGTAA
- a CDS encoding glycosyltransferase family 4 protein has protein sequence MTKRLRILYAAGPGDVVGTYHHWVTGQDDPSQVSITYSSQFFEMCRELDAESYVISSSTQRKLFYDSQFKIQHRPIPFLSSSALFYHLGQVWNGLRLIASAIRFRANVAVVVDGTTHWFVLSLLSWLGVQVIPSLHCGLWRKYVAPSKVQRLFLNLSRPFFGRDCAAVLTVSDEIAAQVTQLTGSKHRRVRRFTPIYRREEFAEITPPPEKRSPFRVLYVGRIEQNKGVLDLLEMAKHLAAQGRNDITFDLCGDGSMLESLRRDAKLAGLEARFICHGHCNKQKMRRMFNRSHAVIVPTRTGFAEGFNKVVAEGILSGRPVLTSAVCPALPYVRDAVVEVPPDDAMGYCNALLKLCDDDQFYEQKRQSCLSLQEQFYDHSKGWGGALKSILVSIPERSDLSQELKVKQSLG, from the coding sequence ATGACTAAAAGACTTCGCATTCTATACGCTGCCGGACCTGGAGATGTAGTTGGAACGTATCACCATTGGGTTACAGGACAAGATGATCCATCCCAAGTTTCAATTACCTATTCCAGCCAGTTTTTTGAAATGTGCCGCGAACTGGATGCAGAATCTTATGTGATTTCCTCTTCGACTCAGAGGAAATTATTTTATGATAGTCAATTCAAGATTCAGCACCGTCCGATACCGTTTCTATCGTCATCCGCACTTTTTTACCACTTGGGTCAAGTGTGGAATGGGTTGCGATTAATTGCTTCTGCCATTCGTTTTCGAGCCAACGTTGCTGTAGTGGTTGATGGTACAACACACTGGTTTGTTTTATCGCTACTTTCTTGGTTGGGAGTGCAAGTTATTCCATCCCTCCACTGCGGGTTATGGCGTAAGTATGTTGCCCCCAGCAAAGTACAACGCTTGTTTTTAAATCTCAGCCGTCCTTTCTTTGGTCGTGATTGCGCCGCTGTCTTGACCGTTTCGGACGAAATTGCTGCTCAGGTAACACAACTCACAGGAAGTAAGCATAGACGGGTTCGGAGATTTACTCCCATCTATCGTCGAGAGGAGTTTGCAGAAATTACTCCGCCCCCCGAAAAACGTTCACCCTTTCGCGTGCTGTACGTGGGTCGCATTGAGCAAAATAAGGGCGTTCTCGATTTGCTAGAAATGGCCAAGCATTTGGCGGCGCAGGGCAGAAACGATATTACCTTCGATCTTTGCGGAGACGGGTCGATGTTGGAATCATTACGTCGCGATGCAAAGCTTGCAGGATTGGAGGCTCGTTTTATATGCCACGGTCACTGCAATAAACAAAAAATGCGGCGGATGTTTAACCGCTCTCATGCTGTGATTGTGCCGACCAGAACAGGGTTCGCAGAAGGATTTAACAAGGTTGTTGCTGAAGGCATCTTGTCAGGTCGTCCTGTCCTTACCTCAGCCGTTTGCCCAGCACTACCCTATGTCCGCGATGCTGTGGTAGAAGTTCCCCCCGATGATGCCATGGGGTATTGTAACGCTCTACTCAAATTGTGTGACGATGACCAATTCTACGAACAAAAGCGTCAAAGCTGTCTGAGTTTGCAAGAACAATTTTATGACCACTCCAAGGGTTGGGGTGGGGCGCTCAAATCTATTCTCGTGTCCATCCCAGAAAGATCAGACTTAAGCCAAGAACTGAAGGTAAAGCAATCCCTTGGCTAA
- a CDS encoding GNAT family N-acetyltransferase, whose translation MREREALRLQLRQFVAREIETPRLQLRQFKPNDAKDLHRIYSHPDSLKYMSNEKPLLWEQTRSVIDAFTEHWKKHNFGVWAIVYKKNQKLIGHCGLKFLANTTEIQIGYLLFKSYWGRGLGTEAASAVLKYGFDIAHLEKIVAIAKPENIASRRVMEKIGMKYEKEAYFYDNDVVYYSLGREAYQLESMRLRFTTRKANISCPIPLFLCLS comes from the coding sequence ATGCGTGAGAGAGAAGCATTACGACTGCAACTTAGGCAGTTTGTGGCGCGTGAGATAGAAACCCCCCGATTGCAACTTAGACAGTTCAAACCCAATGATGCAAAAGACCTGCATCGCATCTATAGCCATCCCGATTCACTCAAATATATGTCAAATGAAAAGCCGCTACTTTGGGAACAGACTCGATCGGTCATTGATGCCTTCACTGAACACTGGAAAAAGCACAACTTCGGAGTGTGGGCGATTGTTTACAAGAAAAATCAAAAACTCATTGGTCATTGCGGGCTTAAATTTCTCGCCAATACAACCGAAATTCAAATCGGCTATTTGCTATTCAAGTCCTACTGGGGCAGAGGGTTAGGAACAGAAGCCGCGTCAGCCGTCCTAAAGTATGGTTTTGATATCGCACACTTGGAAAAGATTGTGGCGATCGCTAAACCCGAAAACATCGCTTCGCGTCGGGTGATGGAAAAAATAGGGATGAAATACGAAAAGGAAGCGTATTTCTACGACAATGATGTCGTGTATTATTCTCTGGGACGAGAAGCTTACCAGTTAGAGTCAATGCGCTTAAGATTCACGACTCGAAAGGCGAATATTTCTTGCCCGATTCCCTTGTTTCTCTGCTTAAGCTGA
- a CDS encoding DUF167 domain-containing protein, which translates to MQKQVKVKPNAKKQIIEESADGSLTVHLKSPPVDGKANKELIELLADQFDVPKSQIRIKSGLSSRTKWVEIDIDS; encoded by the coding sequence ATGCAAAAACAAGTCAAAGTTAAGCCTAACGCTAAAAAACAGATCATAGAAGAATCCGCCGATGGCAGCCTTACAGTACATTTGAAATCTCCACCTGTGGATGGTAAGGCGAATAAGGAATTAATTGAGCTATTGGCCGATCAGTTTGATGTGCCGAAGTCACAAATCCGAATTAAGTCGGGTTTATCATCAAGAACGAAGTGGGTTGAAATTGATATAGATTCTTAG